The genomic region AACCGCAAAGCTTCATCGAACTTTTCCAAAGCCCATTCCAGGCGAGCTGATTTCATCATCACCCTTGGTGTTGGTGCAGATCCTCTAGCCTTGGCTAACAAGCGCCTCGCACGCTCATATTCCGAATTCTCTGATTCCAACTTAACGGCAGCCAACCAGATGTCCTCGGAATTGGGATTGGCCTGGAAAGCCAAAGACAAAATACCTCTCGCGGCTGGAACGTCTCCAGCCATCCATTTGGATTTGGCCCCCATCAGCCAAAGAATCTCCGATTTAGGACAATGGGCAACGGCTCGCTGCAACAAAGCCTCCAAAGATTCGCGGGTTCCATGGTTTTTTTCAAAGTATGCGGCTCGCAACCAAATACTTTTCTTTGAGGGAAATATTTGCAGGGCGTGAGCGTATACAGCTCGAGCACACTCAAAAGCATTTTCCTTTGCGCACTGAAAGAGGGAAAAGAGATATTAATTGCAACCAACGcatgcaaaaatatttcgtAAAAAGCGGGTGTGTGTTTCTAGATACTTACGAATTCAGCATCATCAATCCAAGTCTGCTTgcgatcctcctcctccactccTATTCCAATGACAGCCTTTACTATGGATTGGCAACAGTTAACAGCTCCCGATTTTTCCGCCTCGATGGCCTCCTGGAACCAGTGATCACGGTTGATTTCCACTCCGTTGACGGTCAACGAGGTCAATGATCGATCAATGATCTTTTCCACCATGTGTATATTTCCATTGGCCTCCTCCAACTTCGCAGCTGTGGTCCAAATCTGGCGATCAGTGGGAATATTCTCTCGAGCCTTGTTTAGGACCTTTCGGGCATTCTCGTAGGTTTCCAAGCGAGCGAGAGCCAACCAAAGTTCTACACTGGTGTTGCAGCACTCCACGGCGCGAGAGAGTAAAATACGTGCATCATCGGGATTCTCTAGTTCCACAGCAGCTTTCCACAGGCGAACAGAATTCGGAATATGTTCCAGAGCTTTTCTAAAAACCCTACGCTTGGCTTTAGTCTCCGACTCCAGGTCAGCTGCTTTAATCCAAATCCTAACCGAGGTAGGAATATGACGAGCAGCTTGCGCGATCACCGCTTTGGCTGTATCTGGCGGCTGAAGACGAGCTGCCTCCAGCCAAAGATCCTCAGACTGGATGTTCATTTCGCAGCCCCTCATAATCAGATTCCTGGCCATCTGAACCTTGCCAGTCACCTCTTCCAAACGAGCGGAGGCAATCCAAGCGGGTGGATGGTTAGGATTCGTTTCCCTCACACTCTTGAGCAACAAACGTGCCTTCTTGATGTCGTTTATGTCACCACCGTAAGTGGGAATCATACTCTGCAGGTCGGTGAGATAGCCCTTGGGATCCACCACCGTTTGCCCTGTCACGGAATCGGAAACCTGTGACAATTTGACGTTCATAAGAGTGTTACGGGCCTGGCCAATCTTTCTCAGATCAAGATCTCCCGTAGGTGTCAGCATGCCAGGAGTGGCTACGCCGGGCACCATAGAAGCCAAGCCCGAGGACGGATCTAACGTAGAGGACGACTCGCCGCCAAGGTTTCTGGATATCAAGCTGTCCGGCAGGGGGGTAAACTTTTCGGCCCTTGGGTTTCGTTGCTTTCTGTTGCGACTATCGCCCACTTCGGGAATTGTGGACCACTCCTCCGATGTGACGCTGGCCAGTGAGCGTTTCAGGTCGCTGAACTGCTGCTGGATTTTCGGTCGCTCCTGGCGGTACCGTTCCAAATCCTCGCGCAGCCGCCGATCACGATACTCTTTCCGCTTCTCGTCCATTCGCTTGTCTATCGAATCGTAGATAGCGTCCGCCTCCTCGTCATCCTTGTCGTACGGATCCTTGGAAAACAGGGAGCCACTGTAACCACTAAACTCGTCATAGTTTGAGTCGTTCAAgtcttcgtcctcctcctcctcttcgtctTTTTTCTTACGTTTGGTGGCCGGCGGAGCATGGCGGTCGTCGGAAACATCGTTGGCGTCACGGGCAGGACCAATATCGGACCGAGTGGTGAATCCCGTGGCTCTAAAATAGGAAATATACCATTAGCAATAAGTTTTGCCCCGCCAGAAGTGCCTTTGGTGGTACTCACCCTCGACCAACGCCGGCAACATAGCCCAAAGGAGCTGGAACGCCCAAGAAATGCTTCTTGTTACGGTTGGCTATAACCGCCGCCGTTATGTTGGACATTCTGGCTTACTtctatattaatattaactaCTTTATTTAGTTTCACAAACAATTGAAAGTTTACTAATGCGTGGTTCGCTTCTTCTTCTGAATAGTGATAGTGAGCCCGTAGTCGCAGATTATAATAAGTTATCGATACTGGACTGACATTATACCATGTGCACACAGAAGCCTTAACTTgcaattttaaacatttctgAGTGCCTATATAACTTTATAATAAAAAGTCCATgttataatattatttgtttattatattatgttGCATCAGGGAGATGGAAACATAGAAATGTATGTAGTTTTAAATCTGCCAATTGGTTTTCTACTAAGCAGCTATCATTTATCGACCAAAAGCGTTGCTCGCATTGTCCACCCCTACATTATCGATGCAAAATAATTTGCGAATCGGAAAAATTAAttgacaaataaacaaaaactttgccgaaacttgtttattttccgaggACTTTCGTAGCAAATAGAAGCAGGATGCCTGTGCTGCCGATGCCACCACTCATGCAGGTAAATACTAACCAAAATTGCATTATCTGAAGCCATATAATTCGCAAAAATCGTTTATTTCTTCAACAAAAGAACGCCGTTGAGCCGATGCAAGTAGACATCGCGCCGCCGAACGAAgacaacgaaaacaacgaggagcagcagattGTGGTGGAGAACCCCAGCATCGATCTCGAAGTGTACGCCAATCAATATGCCGGGATCGTCCGACTCCATCGCCTAATTTATGTGGCGGACGTCTGCCCGGTTTTAGCGGTGGAGGCTCTGAAAATGGCCATCACTTACGTGCAGACCACCTACAACGTAAATCTCTACCAGGTGCTGCACAAGCGCTTGAGTGATCTAAACGCTGGGAACGCGCCCGCGCCACCAGCAAATGCTGCCGGAGATCaggccgcagcagcagctcccgGTCCTCTGCCAGCTGCTCCCCTTCCGGATATCGCCGCCCAACCTGTGGCGCAGGCTCAAGGACAGGCTCAGCCCGCTGGCGAAAAGGATGCTTTCGCCTACGATGCCGCTTGGGTAGACACCAAGATGAAGAAGGCGGCTCTTAAGCTGGAGAAACTGGACTCGGACCTGAAAAACTATAAGTCCAATTCGATTAAAGAGAGCATCCGGAGGGGCCACGATGACCTGGCTGATCATTACCTTAGTTGTGGCGACCTTACCAATGCCCTGAAGTGCTACTCTCGAGCCAGAGATTACTGCACTAGTGGGAAGCATGTGGTCAACATGTGCCTAAACGTAATCAAGGTATCAATTTATCTCCAGAATTGGCCCCATGTGATGAGCTACATATCCAAGGCGGAAAGCACCCCGGACTTCGCCGAAGGTTCTAAGGAGGCTAATGCCCAGGTTCATACTCGCCTTGAATGCGCTGCTGGTCTGGCGGAACTGCAGCAAAAGAAATATAAGGTGGCCGCCAAGCATTTTCTGAATGCCAACTTCGATCACTGCGACTTTCCGGAAATGATCTCCACCAGCAATGTGGCTGTCTATGGTGGCCTCTGCGCCCTGGCCACCTTTGATAGACCAGAGCTTAAGCGTCTGGTAATCGCCTCTACATCCTTCAAATTGTTCTTGGAACTGGAGCCCCAACTCAGGGATATTATTTTCAAGTTCTACGAAAGTAAATACGCCTCCTGTCTGACGCTTCTGGATGAGATCAGGGATAACCTGCTGGTCGACATGTACATTGCGCCCCATGTAACCACTCTGTACACCAAGATTCGCAATCGCGCGCTAATCCAGTACTTTAGCCCCTATATGTCAGCTGATATGCACAAAATGGCCATGGCATTTAACTCGTCGGTGGGTGATCTGGAGAACGAGGTGATGCAGTTGATATTGGACGGACAGATCCAGGCGCGCATTGACTCGCACAACAAAATCTTGTACGCCAAGGAGGCGGATCAAAGAAACAGCACCTTTGAGCGAGCTTTGATCATGGGCAAGCAGTACCAGCGTCATACCCGAATGCTTGTCCTCCGGGCTGCGATGCTCAAGAGCCACATCCACGTGAAGAGCATTTCCAGAGAAGGTGGAAGCAACCACGGCGCCGAGCTCTGCGTCTCCGCCGGATCCTCGACAACTGCACAACTTGCCCGGATCTAGAGCTAATTAGAAACACCACATAATACCCCATAAATTCTTTAAGCTATGTATATCACACcaggcaaaataaataattatagcaAAGCTAACTACAAGAATGAATTATTTCGGAAGTTTCAACCAAAAATGATCGCCTACAATACAGATGAGTAGCATTCTTTTTGAtggaaattatatataaattaaattcgctTTTTAAATATGATGATACAAATTGGTACAAATTTATTGGTGggttttacaagactaattcTACCGCCTGGACCGATCTCTGCGCTCCCTCTCCCTTCTTCGGTCTCTGCTAACGGATCGCGAGCGATCTCTGGAGCGGGAACGATCTCTGCGATCGTCTACTCGTCTACTCTCATTGTTTCGACGTTGGTGGCTATGATCCGAGTTCTTTGACCGCTGATGGCCATTTCTTTTGTCGTCTCTGTGATTGCTTTTGTGATTGTCCTCGGAATCACTGCTGTCCGAAGATGAGGTGTCTGAGTTATCGCTAAGTGAaccctttttttcttttctgcttGATTTGTccttttttgatttctttttcttgctATCTTTTTCGTGCCTTTCCTTTTTTGATCTCTTTTTTGGGGGCTTCTTGACGCCCTCGCCTTTGCGCTTCATTCGTTCAATCTTCTCCAGTTTTTTTAACAGCTTTAGCTTTTGCTTCTTGGACAGCGATTTGAGAAAGACGAGTTCGGGATTTTGGTTATTGGCATGGGCCTCCTCCTCGCCATCGCTGGGCACCagttgatgctgctgttggatTGTCCTTATGCTCTGTAGCTCCTGTGCCGATCGCTTCATCATGAGTCCATCCTCCTTCATCTGTTCCTCCAGCACGTTCTTGGCCATGATGTCGCTAGCCTCAGTTTCCGCGTGCAGTTTTCGTGCCTCGCTCATGGAAATGCTGTACATGGTGCATTCCTTGTCCGTGTTGATGTGGCCCCACTTGTGGCACTTGAGACAACGCACGTTCCTCACCTGGATACCGAAGGGCTGGTCCCTGATCTCAGTGTCGCCCTTGCAGTACGACTCCCTAGGAGCGTTGTACTTTCGCTGCCACTCGAACTTGTACTCCGGCTCGTTGTCATCCTTTTCGCGCTCCTTTCGCACCCCTGGCGGTGGCTCGTACATGAAATTAACGCTCAGCTTATCCTTGCTGTCCTTGCTGAGCATTGCCTTGTTCTCGTGAAGATTCTGCTCCTTTTCATACTGATTTCGTagctcctcctgcttcttTTTGTACGCCTCCGCCTGCTGCTCAGCCATCCAGACCTGCAGAAGGTAATCCCAATAGTTTTAGGCATCTTGCTTAGAAAGAACATATTTCATCAGAGGCCTGAGACCACTTACCCTTTTGAGATTGTCCCTGGAGGCAGGGTGGAAGAATTTCTTGCACATGTAGTTGTTGAAGCCCTTGCCCATCTTGCTGCTGTATTTTCGCTACTAAATGGCATACAAACAACCAATttacaaattgtataaatattttccagctGCAATATCAGGGCAATTTATCTGACTTTATCGATAGGCAGATATAAGTATCGCATTTTATTATCGATATAAAAAACAAGTAAATAAAGCGTTGCCGGACTGTTTGCTTTTAcgaatacattttaaaagcaatCTGAAACCTTGAAGTTTATTTGAAGAACAAATTCCTAATCATGATGGATAACTACGACGAATCCGATATGGTTTATTGCCCGTACAACAAGGAGCACAAAATGCTGCGCAAGAAGCTCCAGCAGCACATCCTGAAATGCCGTGTGATCTACAAAGACATGGTGGAACTAATGGTTTGTCCATTTAATAAATCGCATTTGATCCCAGAGCCCGAGTTCTTTGTGAGTACATATACTGTGTAGGTATATCATTTTAAAGCCATACCTTCTGCATATGTAGCAACACACCAAGTCGTGCGAGGATCGAAATATTATAGTGCACTATCAGACCAGCGCGCCTGCTGTTCTTAACGAAGACACCAGGCATCCCAAGATCGAGTCCGCAGAGAACTGGGACGACGACGACAGTGTGCCCGACTACGATCCTCAGGTCTACTGCTCCACGGCCAACATAGTGAGGGAGCCCAATGGGTTGTTTCCCGCCCAGCGGAAAGCTTTCATCGAGCAGGAGAAGCGTCGTCATTTTGGCGAGGATTacgaggaggagaagaagcCGCCAAAGGCCAAGTCTCGCGCGGATCCCCGTCCCACTCCCTACGAGCCAAAAAAGCCCTTCTCAAGGCGCCAGTAATTCGATTCCACCATGAATTGCTCCCAGTGCCAAAgaacagaaaccaaaacattttATCGAGGCTTCTACTGACCTCTTTATTATAACCAAACAAAATCCATGGCCAAAGTGTTAAATTACCATTTAACATGTGCTGTGACACAAGTATTGCTCGCAGCTCAGATGAGCATGCGACATAATCTGagataaaaaataacatatgtacatatccaATATTCACCGCTAGAAGGTAATCAAAATATGTATGAAAACTATGTGCCTTTTTCCATTAACGATAcagaaaatagtaaaataaagcctttcatttttgtttctattttaataaattcctATTTCTTCTCCCCATCACGATCGCAATATCGCAATTTAAGTCGATGCATTTGTCATCAGATTTATAGGGTAGTCTTCCTTGTgagttacatatgtatattctacCTACGATAGGAAAACCCTTCGGAAAGTTAAAAGGAAATATCGTTGAAAATGGGATCGGCTTGGCTTTTGATGCTTATCAAGTAGTAGTAGGAGTAGGAATacattgtattatttatttgtcgAGTTCAACTTCAATCAAGCATTTGACTATTGAATTGAATGCATTCCATCTAACTACACGTTACTTATGcgtcaaaattcaattaaaattaaattttaagccAATACCATGTGTAACAAGTCAATTGAATGCTTTATCTTTTAGATGaccataaatacatatataactgaaaattgagaaaatgTATACGGCACTAAAAGTCATCTGAAATGGGATCTAATCAATAATGTAAGTAAAACAAACAGAATGGCTCTTTTCACTAGTACAACTATTGCAAAACTATCCAGCTACATCGGGTTTCCTATACACTTGTCTAAAACTTGATCCATTTAAGGAAAAGGCAAACAGATCCAATTGCGAAAATCAACTTTTCTTTATTGTAAAGAATGGCGCCATTTCCACACGCGATTTTTTTCagatgttttgttttttacacTAAGCGTTACGGTAAAAACAGTAAACAGCGACGTCCCAGTTGTCCAGAGCAGAGTTTTAGCCGGCGATTTACGCGGTCTCCATGGGCTGGGCGGCGGTCTCCTCGGTGTACTTGCCCTTGTCCTTGCCGAGAGCGGCCAGACGACCCTTGCCGCGACGCTCCAGGATGGCCTTGCGATCCTTGTCGAGCTTCAGCTTGACGATCAGCACCTTGCTGGGGTGGATGCCCACGTAGACGTTGGTGCCGTTGGCGTTCTCACGCTGGATCTTCTCGACGTAGACGACGAACTTCTTGCGGTAGGCCTGGACCACCTTGCCTACCTGGTTGCCCTTGAAGTGGCCGCGGATCACCTGGACCTCATCGTCGCGGCGGATGGGCATGGAACGCACATTGTACTTCTGGCGCAGCTCCTTGGACAGGGGAGCGGACATGAGGCGCCTGCGGATGTGGGAGGGTGCCTGGAAGTGGCGCTTGCGGTTCTTCCTGCGCGACGACGACACGAACGGGTTCTGTTTCATCTTGCTTGTGCGGGCTGTAAACAAGAAATGGGCACTGCTTTATTGGTTGACTCTCCGAAATTCACAATAATTGCACGAACGAGTCGTGCGTTGTTTTCTCTGCTCGATTTCATTGTTTATGGGGCATAATATGTGAGGATGCCGggccaaaaacgaaattaatcACGAAAACGCACTCACCGTCGAAAAATCaacgaaaagaaagaaatttgaCAGATGGGTCGCGGTTAGGGATGGCAAACAGGCAGGGCTGGAGGTGGTATTTTCTCACGATAGTTGAAGCTGTTATCGGTTGGGTTTGTCTCGTTAAAAAGatatttgttttgatgttttcaAAGGGTTCTAATAGCTCAGTTATTTGCTTCTATACGTAATTATTTTCGACcggaattttaaaatgaattactgttttccttatttcctgttgtaattattgtttaattcaATAAGTATCGATGACACTGACATCTCTATGTTCGTGAAACGTCAAACGTGGCATGTGCTGTGCAACACTTCAAGGAGTATGTCTTTGCTAAGTCCGTGACTTCTTTTCACTgttacatttcaattttttaatatCGAGAATAGttgaacaatattttaaatgtattattaaatgGTATGACTCTCTAAGAAATATCTAATGAATTCTTCTGAAACGATGTAAGTGatatgggaaaatattttataactaCATTTTAAAGTCtaaattgagtttttattGGAATAAAACCTATTATTTTGTTATACATTATAgtaaaaattatttcttattgCTGACTATCGTTCAAAACAcgttttaaaagcatttttccTGATGTTAACAAAGCgataacaacagcaaaaagctAGCAAACCCAACAAACTGTGTTGAATTTCGGCTTTGGTGGTGAAAAGCTGCTTTCAAAATCTAGCTGCTCTTGCGAtcgcttctgctgctggagaATGGAAATTCAGTCGCGTGTGGGCAGCCAACTTTTAACGTTGTGGTGTTCCTGGGGATCAGAtacgaaaatcaaaaaaagtCCAGTTTGGCCTcttgattaaattaattctGCCACTTTATTCAAGATGATGAACAGCCTGAAGAAACTGCCCGTGCGCATGGTGagttggccacgccccctgaaCCGACACCTACATATGTCTGCAACTAATTCTTTTTACCTTATGTACTAACTTTTCAGCTGGCTAACGCTGCACGTCAGCAAAATGCTGCTATGTCCTCGGCAACAGGTCTCCCTCCACCCCTCACCTTCCTCACCGACGATGAGAAAATGATGAAGGAGACTGGTGAGTGTCCCTTGAATATACATAGATCATAGTACTGATGCTACTGTAAGACCAGTTGTTTCCCCATATGAGATAGGCGGCTTTTTTCACCATGTCgaattttgatatatttttttggtgtttagtTGGACATGCTTGTTACGTAACACCAAGCATCGCATATTATTGATGCTCTtgatatttgttatttattccACTTACTACCCAACTGAAGGTTTGCTGCACAACTATGTGTATTCGTATTTTTCgagttttgttcttttttctgCTGATAAAGTGTATTTAGTTGGGGGAAACGCGGGGGAGGCCGCTCGGCAGATaagcacatttttattttgatagtAGAAGTAAAATGTCACTAAGTCTCAGTGGGCAGGTTTGtccattttctttgttacGTTTGTTACCATATTACAAGAGGAAATTTCAGAGTTGTGGAATGACGATTGACTCAAAttaatatcatttttattagttaGGACTTCCGAAAGTCAAGAAGTATTAGATCGATTTTTCTGATTATTTTCTGATGATTATTATATAATGCTGTAATGCTAATTGCTATAAAGTTGTTAATTTTAGAGTAAAGGAcctaatattattttttatgtaaatgAGAATTTTGTGGGGGTTTAGTTAAACTTCGTTAGTTGGGTGTACATTGTGGTTATATATCCAAAGTGATTTAATGTGAAATTATTCCggtatttaataataataggtCTAAGGGATACCAAAATATCAGCTCAATAAGGAGCTTGGTTTACAATTGGGTTATGTACTGCAATAAATAGGTTTGCTCTTCAAATCATTCGATTACTTTAAGCTGAAAACTTTCTTTAGCGTATACATAATATtaacaatatatacatacatacatatgtatgtacatttagaaaaaaaattaatataattaagaAGTTTTTACTGACTAcaattttatacatacatatgtatgtgtatgtactaCATAAAGATAAAACTTAGGTAAATATGAACTTTTAAATTAACCATTGAGTATAATTATTAAGACGTGTGAAGACTGGTCACCTCAAGTATTAAATGCTTAAGGAGTtataatgtatattatatgtacatacatacatatatattatatacatacggCGTACATAACTATCTGATTTATTGAATATCTCAATTATCGTGTCAAATGTGTTTAAAAGAATATTAGCTAAAACTAAATGAATGTATTTCTTCTTATACAGTGCATAATTAGTGTCCGAAAAGCTGCCAGCTTGGCAAGTTCAAGGTCTAACCTTATCACAAGCTTTTTCCTAATGGAAAAATTTTCCTCCCACCTTCttaattctttaaaatattgtatgtAATTGATaatagaaattataaataaaactcacTTCGGTGGGCTAAAGCAAAAAGGGGTGGGCCcggcacacacgcacacacgctcacacacacacgtgttCTAAAAATAGCTTTTACTCGCCGCCACCGCTCAAAATCGAGTTTCGTGGTTGATATTTCTCGGTTGGCCGTGGCGTTCCTCGTTGAGCGGCGGGCATACAAAGAAAGTAGATTATTAAATCGCGAGTTCGAGCCTCAAATCAATCCGATCCTCTCTCTTCCTTGGTAGTAATTACAGTGTTACAGTGTGGGTGGAATTTTCCGTATGTACTACTATGCATTGTGTCCTTAAGATATCCTGCCTACGTTTTCACAGGTCAGTCAGCTGTACGGTTCTGGTTTTAAACGTCAACCGAATAGCGTTACACCTGTGATAGAGCAATAAATGCGgctgtgccacgccccctgcccaCCTGTGGTCACTGTTCTAGTGATCACGCCGGACAATCcggggcgtggcacttggTCGGGCGCCCTTCCCTAGAGAGTTGAATTACCTGAGCGGGAGGACTCGTCCTCCTGCCAACCATCTAATTCCTAGTTGGGAAGGTTACATTTCCTTTTTATCACCCGTCACCTTGTTTTTACACCACATTCATTTTTCCTCGTCCCGCTTATCAATCTTTCAATTGGTCTCAATCTATATGGCTTttcatacacacatacacacacatacatatgtaagtgcgttatatacaaataattctaTATGGCCTGACTGTTGCGTAATCTGAGCTGAAtgcaaagtggcaaagtgcATGGACTCAAActggttttttatatttttcaaactACCTACATATCATAGGCTTCGGCACAGTTAAcagttattatttgttaaCTTATCTGTTTTATACGTAAATTTTAGTACCTTATTATTAAAGTAAACTTAAGGTACTTAACATAAGATGGAAGAATAGCAAACACTAATTTACTTGAACGATTTTTACCTTAAACCAAGTACAGTTGCGCTTCACAGCTGGAAGCCAAGAACTATGCAAACTTAAATACGATAGTTTTGTAGGCTATAGAAATGACccgatttaatttaatttcatatttccaCAATAAGCCCAACTCCAAAAAGGACATGTATAATTTAACATCGAGCCCATTGGGACACGTCACATCTGCTAGAAATTTCCTTACTGACCCCTGTCCATATGTTGGAAaactaaatgaatatataaagGTGGTTAATAATTTAAGCTATTCCCACGAAAGTAAGCGAAAGAAAGTATTTCCAAATGTGTGCAAAACGACGGGAAAGTGGATGAAGAAGGGGCAGCGGAGGTGTGGAAGTCTATGTGGGTGTGTACCAGTAGCTGGCTTTCCAAGCAGAAAAACAATGCAagaaaaaatgcttaaaaaagatcaataataaatacgCTGAGAGAATAATAGAACTGCCGAAAGAGAGCCCCACGCGATCGGAGAATCTGGTgataaaaaacacacactcgaAGACTTTTTATCTTTCAGACAAACGCGTGTAGAAAAATACCTCAACCTACATAAACAAGAGATCCACAGCAAACATCGCGCCCCC from Drosophila teissieri strain GT53w unplaced genomic scaffold, Prin_Dtei_1.1 Segkk54_quiver_pilon_scaf, whole genome shotgun sequence harbors:
- the LOC122625681 gene encoding pre-mRNA-processing factor 6-like; the protein is MSNITAAVIANRNKKHFLGVPAPLGYVAGVGRGATGFTTRSDIGPARDANDVSDDRHAPPATKRKKKDEEEEEDEDLNDSNYDEFSGYSGSLFSKDPYDKDDEEADAIYDSIDKRMDEKRKEYRDRRLREDLERYRQERPKIQQQFSDLKRSLASVTSEEWSTIPEVGDSRNRKQRNPRAEKFTPLPDSLISRNLGGESSSTLDPSSGLASMVPGVATPGMLTPTGDLDLRKIGQARNTLMNVKLSQVSDSVTGQTVVDPKGYLTDLQSMIPTYGGDINDIKKARLLLKSVRETNPNHPPAWIASARLEEVTGKVQMARNLIMRGCEMNIQSEDLWLEAARLQPPDTAKAVIAQAARHIPTSVRIWIKAADLESETKAKRRVFRKALEHIPNSVRLWKAAVELENPDDARILLSRAVECCNTSVELWLALARLETYENARKVLNKARENIPTDRQIWTTAAKLEEANGNIHMVEKIIDRSLTSLTVNGVEINRDHWFQEAIEAEKSGAVNCCQSIVKAVIGIGVEEEDRKQTWIDDAEFCAKENAFECARAVYAHALQIFPSKKSIWLRAAYFEKNHGTRESLEALLQRAVAHCPKSEILWLMGAKSKWMAGDVPAARGILSLAFQANPNSEDIWLAAVKLESENSEYERARRLLAKARGSAPTPRVMMKSARLEWALEKFDEALRLLEEAVEVFPDFPKLWMMKGQIEEQQRRTDDAAATYTQGLKKCPTSIPLWILSANLEERKGVLTKARSILERGRLRNPKVAVLWLEAIRVELRAGLKEIASTMMARALQECPNAGELWAEAIFMETKPQRKTKSVDALKKCEHDPHVLLAVSKLFWSEHKFSKCRDWFNRTVKIDPDLGDAWAYFYKFELLHGTEQQQQEVIDRCISAEPTHGESWCRVSKNIQNWQFKTPEVLRAVVRELSIPI
- the LOC122625683 gene encoding COP9 signalosome complex subunit 1b; translation: MPVLPMPPLMQNAVEPMQVDIAPPNEDNENNEEQQIVVENPSIDLEVYANQYAGIVRLHRLIYVADVCPVLAVEALKMAITYVQTTYNVNLYQVLHKRLSDLNAGNAPAPPANAAGDQAAAAAPGPLPAAPLPDIAAQPVAQAQGQAQPAGEKDAFAYDAAWVDTKMKKAALKLEKLDSDLKNYKSNSIKESIRRGHDDLADHYLSCGDLTNALKCYSRARDYCTSGKHVVNMCLNVIKVSIYLQNWPHVMSYISKAESTPDFAEGSKEANAQVHTRLECAAGLAELQQKKYKVAAKHFLNANFDHCDFPEMISTSNVAVYGGLCALATFDRPELKRLVIASTSFKLFLELEPQLRDIIFKFYESKYASCLTLLDEIRDNLLVDMYIAPHVTTLYTKIRNRALIQYFSPYMSADMHKMAMAFNSSVGDLENEVMQLILDGQIQARIDSHNKILYAKEADQRNSTFERALIMGKQYQRHTRMLVLRAAMLKSHIHVKSISREGGSNHGAELCVSAGSSTTAQLARI
- the LOC122625676 gene encoding corepressor interacting with RBPJ 1-like, producing MGKGFNNYMCKKFFHPASRDNLKRVWMAEQQAEAYKKKQEELRNQYEKEQNLHENKAMLSKDSKDKLSVNFMYEPPPGVRKEREKDDNEPEYKFEWQRKYNAPRESYCKGDTEIRDQPFGIQVRNVRCLKCHKWGHINTDKECTMYSISMSEARKLHAETEASDIMAKNVLEEQMKEDGLMMKRSAQELQSIRTIQQQHQLVPSDGEEEAHANNQNPELVFLKSLSKKQKLKLLKKLEKIERMKRKGEGVKKPPKKRSKKERHEKDSKKKKSKKDKSSRKEKKGSLSDNSDTSSSDSSDSEDNHKSNHRDDKRNGHQRSKNSDHSHQRRNNESRRVDDRRDRSRSRDRSRSVSRDRRRERERRDRSRR
- the LOC122625677 gene encoding gametocyte-specific factor 1 homolog; this encodes MMDNYDESDMVYCPYNKEHKMLRKKLQQHILKCRVIYKDMVELMVCPFNKSHLIPEPEFFQHTKSCEDRNIIVHYQTSAPAVLNEDTRHPKIESAENWDDDDSVPDYDPQVYCSTANIVREPNGLFPAQRKAFIEQEKRRHFGEDYEEEKKPPKAKSRADPRPTPYEPKKPFSRRQ
- the LOC122625678 gene encoding 60S ribosomal protein L26-like encodes the protein MKQNPFVSSSRRKNRKRHFQAPSHIRRRLMSAPLSKELRQKYNVRSMPIRRDDEVQVIRGHFKGNQVGKVVQAYRKKFVVYVEKIQRENANGTNVYVGIHPSKVLIVKLKLDKDRKAILERRGKGRLAALGKDKGKYTEETAAQPMETA